The following nucleotide sequence is from Longimicrobium sp..
CACGAGCGCGGGCCGTACGACGTGGTAGACGTGGCCAGCGGGGAAGGCTGGCTGTTCGCGCTGCGGCGGAAGAAGGGTGGGGGACCGGCCGTCATCAGCCGCTCGCACGGACTGGAGCACCTGAACTACCGGCGCACGCTGAACGACGCGGCGGACGGGCTCACGTCCAAGGGATGGGCGCGAAGGATCTACTATCCCACCGTACGCCTGCCGCAGGTGGCCGCTGCCGCCCGGCTGGCGGACGCGCTGATCGTGCTGAACGAGGGAGACCGGGGCTTCGCCGTGGATCGCGGGTGGCAGTCCCCGAATCGCGTGCACGTGGTGGCGCATGGCGTGTCCGAGCGGTTCCTGGCAGACGCGCCGCGGTTCGACGCGCCGCGAGGTCAGGGGGTGCTGTTCTGCGGCTCGTGGGATGCGGTGAAGGGCGCACCCTACCTGGCCCGCGCAATGGCGATCCTCGCGGAAGCGGGCGCCGCGCCGCGGCTCACGATCCTGGGCCCCGGGCTCGCCGAATCCGCCGTACTGGAGTCATTTCCCGCCGCCGCGCGCCCCTTCGTCCGCGTGGTCCCGCGCGCGCCTGAGGACGAGGTGATGCGGCACTATCGCGAGCACGACCTGCTGGTGATGTGCTCCACGTACGAGGGCTTCGGGATGGTGGTGGTGGAGGCGATGAGCCAGGGACTTCCGGTGATCGCCACGCCGGTCGGCTGCGCGCCGATGGTGGTGCGCGATGGCGAGAACGGGATGGTGGTTCCTGCCCGCGATCCCGCCGCCCTCGCGGACGCCATCCGCCGCCTGATGGCGGATTCGCCCCTCCGCCGCCGCATGGCGGCCCACGCGGCCGCATCCGCCCGGCAATTCACCTGGCGCGCCACCGCCGAGCGCACGCTGGAGGTCTACCGGGAAAGCATCGATCTCCGCTCCCGCCGCTGACAGAAACGAGTCACGCTGCGTTGAGCTTCGACCACTCGCCCTTGAGCGTCTGGAACAGGTTGTTGGCCGGCGTGCCGGGGATGGCGTGATCGGGGTAGTCTTCGATCAGGTGCTTGAGCAGCACGAAGCAGACGCTCGCCTCGCCCACATCCACCAGCGGCCCGAACTGGACCGTCTGATCGAACCAGAGGGTCGTGCCCATCTTCGCTGCGCGGTTCACGCCGTCCAGCAGCGCCGGGCGCGGCTTCAGCCACGGGTGAGCCACGTACAGATCGGACTGGTCGCAGGCGAGGACGTCGATGGCGTTCACCATCCGCTTGCCCTTGTACTTCTCGTTGCCGAGGACGTGACCGTACACCAGCTGCCGCACGCGCTGCATGAAGATCGACGAGGTGAGCGTCAGCAGCGAGCCCACGCGCAGGCCGGCCATGGAGATGATCTCGGGAACCGTCAGACAGCGCAGGGCGGGCCATGCCTCCACGCCCACGCTGTCGTAACTCTTCTTTTCCGCCAGCCGCGCCATCTTTCGTCCCCACGCGAGCCCGCCGGCAAGCACCAGCATCAGTACCGACACGAAGCCGTAGACCACCACGTCCAGCCCGGTCAGCTGGCCGGCCCGGTGCTCGGCCGCCGCGTGCATCCCCAGCACCCCCAGCGACACAAGGGCCAGCAGGAACACCGTCCATCCCGCCAGCAGCAGCCTTTTCAGCGTCAGGAACCCGCGTCGCGAGGGCGCCGCGGGCACGTTGTAGATGTTGTCCTGCTCCAGGCTGACGTCGGAAATCAGCAGCGTGGCCGCGGGAGTCTTGTCGTACACCTCCACGAGCGAGTCGACGCCCTGGTTGTCGTAGATGCCGCCATCCATCAGCGCCAGCCCGGGGGCGCCGAACTTCGGCCCGAGTGCCTGCAGCGCGCTCGGCAGGGGGAAGTCGGCGGGCCAGTGGAACTGCTGGGGGAAGACGAACGGCTCGAACCCGCCCGGAAAGCACGACGAGGCCGCGACGATGTCGGCGAGGCGGATGTGCCGCGCCACTTCGCTGCCCACGCGGTACGCGCCGTTGCCACTGCCGGCGAGCGGGTCGGCACTGCGCCGGAACCGGAAATCCACCCCCGTGTGGAACTCGGTGGAGTTGAAGATGGCCTCCTGCAGCTGCAGCCGCTCCGGCGGCGCGTCCAGCACCTCCCCGAAGCGCCGGGCCCCGAACAGCGCCGAGTCGGCGTACACGTTCGCGGCCGAGCGGATCAGGCTGGGCATTTCGCCCTGGTGCTCCGCGCGCCGCGAGGTCAGGTCGTCCAGCGCGAGCCCGATCACGTTGGTACGCTGCAGGAACGCCGAAAAGGACGCGTCGAAGTCCCTGAACGGCACCCCGTCCAGGAGGCTGACCGTCCAGGCCATCCCCACGATGGACCCGCCCGAGACGGTGGAGAGACCTACGACATCCTTCAGCAGCCCCGCGCGGTCCAGCAGGCGCAGGGCTCCCAGGTGAAATGCCGCCGCACGATATCCGCCACCGGATAGCGACAACGCGAGCGGCCCCAGCGAGCCCGGTTCGGGGTGCTGCGCGGCGGACGGGGCGGGTTCCACGGCGCTTGGCCGCGTGGTGGAGAGGTCGGTCATGGCGGGATGGGAGCGGCGAAGTGGGTCGGGAAGGGCGGGGGAATGATCGTCCGCAAACGGCCACCGGTCAAGACGCCACGCCATCCACGAGCAGCAGCCGCCACGGGGAGTGCTGGTGCAAACCGCGCGCAAGTCCCAGATTTGCAGAAGGCGCACCCATCGCGCTCCGCCTGGGATCGGCGGAGGCTGTGCATCCTTTTCGCGGAGATTGGTTCGAGTGCAGAAGACGACCGGGTCGCGGCGCGACCAGATGCTGCTGTTCGCCCGCAACTTCCTGAAGCATCCGCGGATGCTGGGCAGCGTGATCCCCAGCTCGCGGTTCCTCATCGACGGGCTGCTGAAGCACCTGGACTTCAACCGTGCCCGGGTGATCGTGGAATATGGGCCGGGCGTGGGCACCATCACCACGCATGTGCTGAAGCGGATGCATCCCGACGCGAAGCTCATCGTCATCGAGATGAACGACGATTTCGTGCGTTTCCTGCGCGAGAACGTTCCCGATCCGCGTCTTCACGTGGTGCACGGCTCCGCCGCCGACGTCGGCCCGGAGCTCAAGAAGCTGGGTTACGACCGGGCCGACTACGCTATCTCGGGGATTCCGTTCAGCACCATGCCGCCCGAGGTGCGCGCCGACATCCTGCAGAAGACCAACGCGGTGCTGGACTCGCAGGGTGCCTTCCTGGTGTACCAGTTCTCGCCCTCGATCGGAATGCACCTGGAGCGCGCGTTCGGCCAGGTGACGCGCACCTTCGAGCCGCTGAACATCCCCCCGGCGCAGTTGTACGTGGCGCGCCCGCGCGCGGTGGCGTAAGCAGGATCGAAGTCGCTGGAGCGATCTCTCCGGCCAGGTGTGGAAGATCGTATGAAGTCGCCGCGGCAACCGCGGAAAGCCTCACCCCCGAACGGCTGAGAACGCCGTCCAGGGGTGAGGCTTCGGCCATGTGTCGGTTCACTTGAGCCGCGACCCGTCCAGGGTCTATCCCTCCTCGCACCGAGCCTTCGAAGCGCGCTCGAATTCTCCCCTCTCCCCGCTTGCGGGAGAGGGGCCGGGGGAGAGGGCAGCCGAGGCATGCGCCGGCCCAAGTCGAAACGCCCCGATCTGTCACCCAGCTCGACCACGAAACTAACTTCACGCACGGCACTAGCTCCCTTCCCCCGCGCAGTTTGCGGGGGAAGGGTTGGGGATGGGGGGCGCCCGCCTGCGCACCGCACTCGGTCTGATTCCGCCCGAAGTGCTCCTCCCTTCCGGCGCAGTTTGTCAGAGGCCGGGGCTAGAGGAGAGATCCCCTCCCGTCCGCCCCGTGTCGGCTGGTGTTCCGCGTTGACACCCGCCCGCACCACGGGGTAACTTTCGCGGAATCCACACTCCGTCCCGGACCCCCTTCCCGGAACCCAGAACCGCATTCATGGCCGAACCCCAGCGCCGCACGCTCATGGACGCCGCCGAGGTGGAGCGGGTCCTGGCGGGCATGGCCAAGGAGATCGTGCGCGTCACCGGCGGGCGCGACCTGCTGCTGGTGGGCATCGAGCGCCGCGGCGTGCAGCTGGCCGACCGGATCGCCCGCGCCATCTCCGGCGCGGGCGGCGAGGCCCCGGCCACCGGTTCGCTCGACATCACCCTGTACCGCGACGACCTGATGAGCGTGGGCCCGCGCCCCGTCGTGGGTCAGACGCGGCTGCCCACCGGCGGCATCAACGGGCGGCACCTGGTGATCGTCGACGACGTGCTGTACACCGGCCGCACCGTACGCGCGGGGCTCGACGAGTTGGCCGACTTCGGCCGGCCGGCGCGCATTTCCCTGGCCGTGCTCATCGACCGCGGCGAGCGCGAGCTGCCCATCCAGGCCGACGTGGTGGGGCGGCGGGTGGAGGTGCCCCGCGGCGGACGGGTGGAGGTGCTGGTTCCCGAGGTGGACGGCAGCCTGGGGGTGGAACTGGTTTCGCCGGAGGCGGCCGGCTGATGGCGCATCCGACGGTTCCCTACCTGGGCAAGGACCTGCTGGGGCTCGAAGGGCTATCCCGCGAGCAGATTACGGCCATCCTGGACACGGCCGACAACTTCAAGGAAATCTCCGAGCGGCCCATCAAGAAGGTGCCGGTGCTGCGCGGCAAGACCATCGTCAACGCCTTCTTCGAGAACAGCACCCGCACCCGCATCAGCT
It contains:
- a CDS encoding glycosyltransferase family 4 protein, translated to MKILLVGDYPADPLLGSAKVYYKLGESFRELGHECDVLLRPDIGETPENWRVRQVVSAGMTERAIRRAMHERGPYDVVDVASGEGWLFALRRKKGGGPAVISRSHGLEHLNYRRTLNDAADGLTSKGWARRIYYPTVRLPQVAAAARLADALIVLNEGDRGFAVDRGWQSPNRVHVVAHGVSERFLADAPRFDAPRGQGVLFCGSWDAVKGAPYLARAMAILAEAGAAPRLTILGPGLAESAVLESFPAAARPFVRVVPRAPEDEVMRHYREHDLLVMCSTYEGFGMVVVEAMSQGLPVIATPVGCAPMVVRDGENGMVVPARDPAALADAIRRLMADSPLRRRMAAHAAASARQFTWRATAERTLEVYRESIDLRSRR
- a CDS encoding patatin-like phospholipase family protein; translation: MTDLSTTRPSAVEPAPSAAQHPEPGSLGPLALSLSGGGYRAAAFHLGALRLLDRAGLLKDVVGLSTVSGGSIVGMAWTVSLLDGVPFRDFDASFSAFLQRTNVIGLALDDLTSRRAEHQGEMPSLIRSAANVYADSALFGARRFGEVLDAPPERLQLQEAIFNSTEFHTGVDFRFRRSADPLAGSGNGAYRVGSEVARHIRLADIVAASSCFPGGFEPFVFPQQFHWPADFPLPSALQALGPKFGAPGLALMDGGIYDNQGVDSLVEVYDKTPAATLLISDVSLEQDNIYNVPAAPSRRGFLTLKRLLLAGWTVFLLALVSLGVLGMHAAAEHRAGQLTGLDVVVYGFVSVLMLVLAGGLAWGRKMARLAEKKSYDSVGVEAWPALRCLTVPEIISMAGLRVGSLLTLTSSIFMQRVRQLVYGHVLGNEKYKGKRMVNAIDVLACDQSDLYVAHPWLKPRPALLDGVNRAAKMGTTLWFDQTVQFGPLVDVGEASVCFVLLKHLIEDYPDHAIPGTPANNLFQTLKGEWSKLNAA
- a CDS encoding class I SAM-dependent methyltransferase, translated to MQKTTGSRRDQMLLFARNFLKHPRMLGSVIPSSRFLIDGLLKHLDFNRARVIVEYGPGVGTITTHVLKRMHPDAKLIVIEMNDDFVRFLRENVPDPRLHVVHGSAADVGPELKKLGYDRADYAISGIPFSTMPPEVRADILQKTNAVLDSQGAFLVYQFSPSIGMHLERAFGQVTRTFEPLNIPPAQLYVARPRAVA
- the pyrR gene encoding bifunctional pyr operon transcriptional regulator/uracil phosphoribosyltransferase PyrR, which encodes MAEPQRRTLMDAAEVERVLAGMAKEIVRVTGGRDLLLVGIERRGVQLADRIARAISGAGGEAPATGSLDITLYRDDLMSVGPRPVVGQTRLPTGGINGRHLVIVDDVLYTGRTVRAGLDELADFGRPARISLAVLIDRGERELPIQADVVGRRVEVPRGGRVEVLVPEVDGSLGVELVSPEAAG